The DNA window gctgctgtggggtaCCTGGGCCATGTCGCAGATGGTCACGCGGGGGTCCAGGGCTGCCACGTCGAAGCAGTGCACGCGGTTCGGGATGCTCCGGGCCAGCGTGCAGTCCCCGCAGCCGAAGTCGGCCACCACCAGCGAAGCCGGCCTGCtcgggagaggagaggagaggaagcccCTGCGGCTGCAGCAGAAACCCACCGGCGGCTGCGCCCGCCCGCCCCTTCCCCTCACCTGCGGCGCAGGTAGCGGACGAAGCGCTGCAGGGGCCTGTCGGGCCAGCGGGCCAGCTGCTGGGCGAAGCCGCGGTGGTAGGCGGCGAAGGCCTCGGGGTCCTGCTGGAAGAGGCGGGCGGCCTGGCGGCTGGGCCGGCTGTACAGCTGCTGGTTGAGGTAGCGGAAGCGGGCCGAGTCCAGCCGCTGCTCCAGCCGCCGCCGCACCGGGGGCgaggggggcgaggggggcgAGGGGGCCCCGGGGGGCGGCGGCGAGGGGGAGCGGGGCGCTGGCGGGCGCTGGCCGGGACGGAACTTGTTCTTGCGCCGCCGCTGGTTCTTCTGCCGGTTCCGCCACTGCCGCCTGCTCAGCCGccgctccgcccccgcccccccctcgggCTCCGCCTCGGCCGCCGCGCTGCGCTCCCCGCGGGGAGAAGAGGCGCTGGGCGGGATGGCGGCGGCCGAGGCGGCCTCCAAGCGCCGCAGGGTGgccaggaggcggcggcggcgggcggggggcggcggcgggagcGGGGGGCGCGCAGCCGGTGGGGGCGCCCCTTCTCCGTCGCTCCAGGCGCCCTCCTCGaacatggcggcggcggcggccccgggcaggcaggcaggccggcaggcggcGCGGGCTCCCGGTAGCAGCGCAGACCAGTGACGTCACGGCGGGCATGGGCTCCCCGCAGCGGCGCAGGCGAGCGACGTCACGGGCGGGGGCGGGCCCTTCTGGTGGCCGGAGCGCCCCCTGCCGCCCGGAGGCCGCGCGCCCTCCCTTCCGCCCCTTCCGCTCGCCCGGGCCCCCCGCCCTGGCAGTCGGGCGGGCAGCAGGAAGGAGCCCCCGCCCAGGCCAGCAGCGGCGCCtcgaccctccctccctcccgcgcaGCGCCCGGCGGAGACCCCCCCCGCaccccgaggaggaggaggagcccccGCCCCGCGCCCCGCGCCCATGGACGACATCTTCACCCAGTGCCGGGAGGGCAACGCCGTGGCCGTGCGCCTCTGGCTGGACAACACCGAGAATGACCTCAACCAAGGGTGAGcgcgggagggggggcgggggcggaatcGCACGCCCGCCCGGCCAGGTAGGACTCTCCCGCCGGAGGTTCCCGCCGCGGCCAGCATACAGGCGGGACTGGCAGCCGACGGGCGATCTCCCGGCGGGAGGGCGCGCTAGGGCGGGGGTCGCCCGTCTGTCCCCCGCCCCCCGAGCCTCCCAGCCCGCCCTCGCTTGACAGCGCCGgcgcccccctcctccctccctccgacGGGCGCTCCCGACCAGGGCGGCGACGGGGAGGGGCTCCGTGGGGTTGGCCGCCGCCGCCCGCAAAGCGaccgaggggagggggggctgcctgGGCCGAGATCTCCTTTTAAGGGCCGGCGGCGCGCTCCTCCCGCGCTTGGCCGCAGCCACAGACCAGCCGCCGGGGTGGGGGCGgcatccggggggggggcgcgctcCTGGACCGCcttctgcccttcctggggcTTCCTGCCGCTGATGCTGCCTCCgagtcgcgggggggggggttagggtgctcctggagatgttggggtggagtctggggagggcagggacctcggggggggggcgggggctgcggCGGCAATGCAACGCCACAGAGCCTCCTCCCTTCGCTCTTCAGAGCGGGATCTGGAGGGAGCTGTAATTCATGGGAAGGGTCGGCCCCCACCTGGGGGTCGGCGGCATCCCTGGCAGAGGAGGGGCTGCGACACGCCCTGCCGCCCTGTCCGTGCTGCTGAGCCCAGCCCTCTCCCTGCAGAGACGACCACGGCTTCAGCCCGCTGCACTGGGCCTGCCGAGAGGGCCGCTCCAGTGTGGTGGACATGCTGGTCATGCGCGGGGCGCGCATCAACGTCATGAACCGCGGGGATGACACCCCCCTGCACC is part of the Sphaerodactylus townsendi isolate TG3544 linkage group LG04, MPM_Stown_v2.3, whole genome shotgun sequence genome and encodes:
- the RRP8 gene encoding ribosomal RNA-processing protein 8; amino-acid sequence: MFEEGAWSDGEGAPPPAARPPLPPPPPARRRRLLATLRRLEAASAAAIPPSASSPRGERSAAAEAEPEGGAGAERRLSRRQWRNRQKNQRRRKNKFRPGQRPPAPRSPSPPPPGAPSPPSPPSPPVRRRLEQRLDSARFRYLNQQLYSRPSRQAARLFQQDPEAFAAYHRGFAQQLARWPDRPLQRFVRYLRRRPASLVVADFGCGDCTLARSIPNRVHCFDVAALDPRVTICDMAQVPLEDASVDVAVFCLALMGTNLCEILEEANRVLRVGGVLLVAEVASRFEDLHGFLGSLASLGFQLVSKDVSGSHFYTLELRKEGPPHTSGAGPTKTPAGLVLRPCVYKRR